The following are encoded in a window of Spodoptera frugiperda isolate SF20-4 chromosome 3, AGI-APGP_CSIRO_Sfru_2.0, whole genome shotgun sequence genomic DNA:
- the LOC118274396 gene encoding unconventional myosin-IXa isoform X6: MTQKFYLREKIPDEPWMENFSVDPQLIKDYFQRFLYQPKDREYPDLCQLPELNEQTLLDNLRARFSAGYIYTYVGSILIALNPFKFYPIYNPKYVKLYQNKRIGLPPHIFAVADAAYHCMLRERTNQCIVISGESGSGKTESTNFLLHHLTALSQKGSHGSGVEQTILSAGPVLEAFGNAKTAHNNNSSRFGKFIQVNYKENGMVHGAVVQKYLLEKSRICSQGRNERNYHVFYYLLAGASEQEKEQLHLLSVDKYNYLSRTGCSEVPGIDEQYEFSRLKQSMEMVGFTMDKQRRLFAVLSAVLLLGNVEFQPQRKSYHHDEAVGVRNPEVVSLISSLLRVKQETLLAALTSKRARASGETLVINYRLPEAIATRDAMAKCLYGALFDWIVMQVNHALLSKKDTLREHQGHSIGVLDIFGFEDFGLSNSFEQLCINYANEHLQHYFNQHVFKYEQEEYKREGIPWTDIGFSDNTGCLQLIEGKVNGLLCLLDDQCNFPWATNETLLQKFNSVHENNPFYEKPQRREPAFVVRHYAGRVKYQVTAMREKNLDLMRQDIVSVLKNSSLAFVRELVGVDPVAVFRWAIVRAFFRGYFAFLEAGRRHRVQRVDGASRVPRASIHAPNDTIIRTPHRAGSKARETPTRAHADTKPRTETANAARAGGKGTKNYRIAETRTRRERALDDTDVMQRASQIVMKNKSFRPRERAKKGLKNLQSVKTLAGRTAAPAGKRKQQQTVAAQFQHSLSALMDTLNQANPFFIRCIKSNGEKVPHVFDDETVQRQLRYTGMLETVRIRQAGYNVRLTYEEFIQLYRILLPKGLLSSQTDVRHFLATLNLDRDNYQLGATKIFMRESEQTKLEYRLHQQIMASIITIQRWFRAVLERRRFLALRRASVVIQYFTRQWLTARQAAAVRLQAWYRGSRQRRWYLRLRRGIVAFQAAARGHLLRRAILARRPSGDSEHDGRGPDAVKLRIYNKDPVNLILRKELENSRQLRATQSLPIPRVEKKRDILIDTIENTTNIQKVKKRVSKTENSLMRQTSTSVIPKETSESPEDERWNVTTNTNRYPQTGVTLPNKITPEDLADELLWLRLDQNYLMNEKEAITKKREKREKEDYTSKKKDLELLESIMSSSEEYLRQIGNWNPSDSTETNKTSIRRGSAGVYQRSVSSATLEARGLQPLQSLLSLPAVRRDPRAPPPPPPHSAPAPGLSVTPAPEAPASTEPASVCVAPAPPARSGRRSPRRADRGPPPDIIVDASLSLHDRTGSEQISGLVVAGVPTTSVAGAALRRRNSDPAPGDVRPLDPRSTDFIGQTGNGLFRIAGHRFRKGTRFAKGDKCVYCHQAIDAFITQGQRCIDCKQLYHTKCIQNKGVITMPCSSPVTVASRGRHKNRKRIISNSNYNLLDNSKSSVSSNFNLTGTSEFMDRTDKIISDATELQAMQNFIMEKIYEMEPNEKKKQSEVDRVFKHALLEFKDNLVATYSIVETRGSALKYKDLIGNFLHVMETVCAREGSTLSITMGVNAFRGFMDEFMSQHDTDKARTKRKKDKKRKVDDPIQYKGHTFILSMINIPTECEICKTFFMWPIERSLICQTCKLASHKKCYTKVSTLCRKDNQTPSAAIVGAVDAGGREQMGVVTRGKVFGVPLADLPTGESNIPIVVDRLITTIEMTGLYTEGLYRKSGLSSKVRELRRLLDESPEEGVDRLDLYAVHVRASVLKSFFRELPEPLLTFDLYDDFILASQISDPQERVSTIFTILRKLPKPNFDLVERLIFHLARVALGEDHNRMGPNALAIVFAPCILRTHKVQPAQDSLHDIARQTACLEAILVDKMRTVRGMLQDIATLDTACHTATSRLSSLRSHSHAPRNEEQILVGHIHEIQKEKAILTSNLPTLIRATSDDEMLSTTDHDGELGSTDDLSTGASSMRSQRLLHRQLSSDDPIMV; the protein is encoded by the exons ATGACTCAAAa ATTTTATCTCCGAGAGAAGATTCCCGACGAGCCATGGATGGAGAACTTCTCGGTGGACCCGCAGCTGATAAAGGATTACTTCCAGCGCTTCCTGTACCAGCCGAAGGACCGCGAGTACCCGGACCTGTGCCAGTTGCCGGAGCTCAACGAGCAGACGTTGCTAGATAACTTGAGGGCGAGGTTCTCGGCCGGCTACATCTACACATACGTCGGCTCTATATTAATAGCACTCAACCCGTTCAAGTTCTACCCTATCTACAACCCGAAGTATGTGAAGCTATATCAGAACAAACGGATAGGACTGCCGCCTCACATATTCGCAGTTGCCGACGCCGCATATCATTGTATGCTCCGAGAGAGAACGAATCAATGCATAGTGATCAGTGGAGAGAGTGGTTCAGGAAAGACTGAGAGTACGAATTTTCTACTACATCATCTCACGGCGTTGAGTCAAAAAGGATCTCATGGTAGTGGTGTCGAGCAAACAATATTGAGTGCAGGCCCAGTGTTAGAAGCATTTGGTAATGCTAAAACTGCCCATAATAATAATTCCAGTCGGTTTGGCAAGTTTATACAAGTGAACTACAAGGAAAATGGCATGGTGCATGGAGCTGTTGTACAAAAATATCTTTTGGAAAAATCAAGAATATGCAGTCAAGGTCGTAACGAGAGGAATTATCATGTGTTCTATTATTTATTGGCTGGTGCGTCggagcaggagaaggaacagttGCATTTACTTAGTGttgacaaatataattatttatcgagGACTGGTTGTAGTGAGGTGCCCGGTATTGATGAACAGTATGAGTTTTCTCGGTTAAAACAATCTATGGAGATGGTGGGCTTCACGATGGATAAACAGCGGCGACTGTTCGCCGTCCTCTCAGCCGTGCTACTTTTGG GTAATGTGGAGTTCCAACCACAGAGGAAATCATACCACCATGATGAAGCAGTGGGTGTACGGAACCCGGAGGTGGTGTCCCTCATATCCTCGCTGCTGCGGGTCAAACAGGAGACTCTACTGGCTGCCCTCACGTCCAAACGAGCACGGGCTTCCGGAGAAACGCTAGTTATAAATTACAG GTTGCCTGAAGCGATAGCGACGCGAGACGCGATGGCAAAGTGCTTATATGGTGCTCTCTTCGACTGGATTGTGATGCAAGTCAACCACGCGTTGCTCTCTAAAAAGGATACGCTTAGGGAACATCAGGGACATAGTATAG GCGTTCTGGACATATTCGGTTTCGAGGATTTCGGTCTGAGCAACAGCTTTGAGCAGTTGTGCATCAACTATGCCAACGAGCACCTGCAGCACTACTTCAACCAGCATGTGTTCAAGTACGAGCAGGAGGAGTACAAGCGGGAAGGTATACCCTGGACCGACATCGGGTTCAGTGACAACACCGGGTGCTTGCAGCTCATTGAAGGCAAGGTCAATGGACTCTTGTGCCTGCTCGATGATCAGTGCAA CTTCCCATGGGCGACGAATGAGACGTTATTACAGAAgtttaattctgtacatgagAACAACCCCTTCTATGAGAAGCCACAGAGACGGGAGCCTGCTTTTGTAGTCAGACATTACGCCGGGAGAGTCAAGTATCAG GTAACAGCGATGCGTGAGAAGAACTTGGACCTGATGCGGCAGGACATAGTGAGCGTGTTGAAGAACTCCTCGCTAGCATTCGTGAGGGAATTGGTCGGAGTCGACCCGGTAGCCGTGTTCCGATGGGCGATTGTGCGCGCGTTTTTCAG GGGATACTTTGCATTTTTGGAAGCAGGGCGGAGACACCGCGTGCAGCGAGTGGACGGCGCGTCCCGAGTACCGCGCGCCTCCATCCACGCCCCCAACGACACCATCATCAG AACGCCCCACCGAGCGGGCAGTAAGGCGCGCGAGACTCCGACGCGGGCCCACGCCGATACTAAACCGAGGACAGAGACAGCAAACGCGGCCCGCGCGGGTGGGAAAGGGACAAAAAATTACAGGATCGCCGAGACCCGCACGCGGCGGGAGCGCGCGCTGGACGACACCGACGTCATGCAGCGCGCCAGCCAGATCGTCAT GAAAAACAAGTCGTTTAGGCCTAGGGAGAGAGCGAAAAAAGGTTTAAAGAATCTGCAGAGCGTGAAGACGTTGGCAGGTCGGACTGCCGCGCCGGCCGGGAAACGCAAGCAACAACAGACTGTCGCCGCGCAGTTCCAACACTCACTGTCCGCACTCATGGACACACTCAACCAGGCCAACCCGTTCTTTATCAG ATGTATAAAATCAAACGGCGAGAAAGTTCCACATGTGTTCGACGATGAAACGGTACAGCGTCAACTTCGCTACACGGGCATGTTGGAAACGGTCCGGATACGACAGGCCGGGTATAACGTCCGGCTCACGTACGAGGAGTTCATACAACTCTATAGGATATTATTACCTAAAGGACTACTCAGCTCGCAAACTGATGTACGACACTTCCTCGCCACACTCAACTTGGATAGGGATAACTATCAATTAG GTGCTACAAAGATCTTCATGCGTGAGAGTGAGCAGACGAAGCTGGAGTACCGGCTGCACCAGCAGATCATGGCTTCCATCATCACGATACAGCGGTGGTTCCGGGCCGTGCTCGAGAGGAGACGGTTCCTCGCACTACGCCGCGCCTCCGtcgttatacaatattttaccaG ACAATGGCTAACAGCGCGGCAGGCGGCAGCAGTCCGCCTGCAGGCGTGGTACCGCGGCAGTCGACAGCGGCGGTGGTACTTACGGCTACGTCGCGGCATCGTGGCCTTCCAGGCCGCCGCCCGGGGACATCTACTGCGCCGGGCCATACTGGCTCGCAGGCCTTCCGGAGACTCAGAG CATGATGGCCGCGGCCCCGACGCCGTCAAACTCAGGATATACAACAAGGACCCTGT gAATCTTATACTACGAAAAGAACTGGAAAATTCGAGGCAACTGAGAGCGACACAGTCATTACCTATACCGAG GGTCGAGAAGAAACGGGACATTTTAATAGATACTATagaaaatacaacaaatattcAGAAAGTCAAGAAGAGAGTATCAAAGACGGAAAATTCTTTGATGAGACAGACAAGCACAAG CGTAATACCCAAAGAAACAAGCGAGTCGCCAGAGGATGAAAGATGGAATGTCACCACGAATACAAACAGGTATCCTCAGACCGGAGTCACTCTGCCCAACAAGATCACTCCAGAGGACTTAGCAGACGAATTACTCTGGCTACGGCTCGACCAGAACTACCTCATGAATGAAAAAGAAGCTATTACtaag aaacgaGAAAAGCGAGAGAAAGAAGACTACACATCGAAAAAGAAAGATTTGGAGCTGTTGGAGTCCATTATGAGTAGTAGCGAGGAGTACCTTAGACAGATAGGCAATTGGAACCCCTCGGATAGTACGGAAACTAATAAAACTAGCATTAG ACGTGGGTCTGCGGGCGTGTACCAGCGCAGCGTGTCGAGCGCGACGCTGGAGGCGCGCGGGCTGCAGCCGCTGCAGTCGCTGCTGTCGCTGCCGGCCGTGCGCCGCGacccgcgcgccccgccgccgccgcccccgcACTCCGCGCCCGCGCCAGGACTCTCCGTCACTCCCGCGCCTGAAGCAC CGGCGAGTACGGAGCCGGCGAGTGTATGCGTGGCGCCTGCGCCCCCGGCGCGGTCGGGGCGGCGCTCCCCCCGCCGGGCAGACCGCGGCCCGCCGCCTGACATCATCGTCGACGCCTCGCTCTCACTGCACGACCG CACTGGTTCGGAGCAAATAAGTGGTCTAGTAGTGGCGGGGGTCCCCACGACGAGTGTGGCGGGCGCAGCCCTACGGCGCCGCAACTCGGACCCCGCCCCTGGGGACGTGCGCCCACTCGACCCACGCTCCACTGACTTCATCGGACAGACTGGCAATGGACTCTTCCGAATTGCTGGCCACAG GTTTCGTAAAGGCACTCGGTTTGCGAAAGGAGACAAGTGCGTATACTGCCACCAAGCTATCGACGCCTTCATCACGCAGGGCCAGCGCTGCATCGACTGCAAGCAGCTCTACCACACCAAGTGCATACAGAACAAAGGAGTCATCACCATGCCCTGCTCTAGTCCCGTCACCGTCGCCAGTAGGGGGCGCCACAAGAACAGAAAGAGAATCATTTCCAACTCTAATTATAACCTACTAGATAACTCCAAAAGTTCTGTCAGTTCCAACTTTAATTTAACGGGCACGTCAGAGTTTATGGATAGGACCGATAAGATAATATCGGACGCGACTGAGCTACAAGCAATGCAGAACTTTATCATGGAGAAGATTTATGAAATGGAACCTAATGAGAAGAAGAAGCAATCTGAg GTCGACAGGGTATTCAAACACGCATTATTAGAATTCAAAGACAATTTAGTAGCGACGTACAGCATAGTGGAGACGCGGGGCTCTGCGCTGAAGTACAAGGATCTGATCGGCAACTTCCTGCACGTGATGGAGACGGTTTGTGCCAGGGAGGGGTCCACGCTCTCCATCACCATGGGGGTCAACGCCTTTAGGGGTTTCATGGACGAGTTTATGAGCCAACATGACACTGATAAAGCTAGGACGAAAAGAAAAAAGGATAAAAAGAGAAAG GTGGACGATCCAATACAATACAAAGGCCATACGTTCATACTGTCCATGATCAACATACCGACGGAGTGTGAGATCTGCAAGACTTTCTTCATGTGGCCCATAGAGCGGTCGCTCATATGCCAGACGTGTAAACTTGCCTCGCATAAGAAATGTTACACTAAG GTGTCGACACTGTGCCGTAAAGACAACCAGACCCCGTCGGCCGCGATAGTGGGCGCCGTGGACGCGGGCGGACGGGAACAAATGGGGGTCGTCACACGAGGGAAG GTGTTTGGAGTACCACTAGCTGACCTACCGACGGGCGAGAGTAACATCCCCATAGTCGTGGACAGGCTGATTACTACGATAGAAATGACCGGCCTCTACACAGAGGGCTTGTACAGAAAAAGTGGACTTAGTTCGAAG GTGCGTGAGCTGAGACGGTTACTGGACGAGTCCCCGGAGGAGGGCGTGGACCGACTGGACCTGTACGCGGTGCACGTGCGCGCCTCCGTACTCAAGAGCTTCTTCCGCGAGCTGCCCGAGCCACTGCTCACCTTCGACCTATACGACGACTTCATACTCGCCTCGCAGATCTCCGACCCACAG GAGCGGGTCTCTACTATATTTACAATTCTAAGAAAGCTACCGAAACCAAACTTCGATCTTGTCGAGAGGCTAATATTCCACCTGGCGAGGGTGGCGCTTGGAGAGGATCATAATAG GATGGGTCCGAATGCGTTAGCGATAGTGTTTGCCCCGTGCATACTGCGCACACACAAGGTACAACCTGCACAGGACTCGCTGCACGACATCGCGCGACAGACTGCCTGTCTAGAGGCCATACTCGTCGATAAGATGCGCACC GTGCGTGGCATGCTCCAAGACATAGCGACCCTGGACACGGCGTGCCACACGGCCACGTCCCGCCTGTCGTCGCTGCGCTCGCACAGCCACGCGCCGCGCAACGAGGAACAGATCCTCGTCGGACACATACACGAGATACAGAAGGAGAAGGCCATCCTCACCTCCAACCTGCCCACACTAATCAG AGCGACGTCAGACGACGAGATGCTCTCTACGACGGACCACGACGGCGAGCTGGGCAGTACTGACGACCTGAGCACCGGAGCCAGTTCCATGCGATCGCAGAGGCTCCTGCACCGACAGCTCTCCTCAGACGACCCCATCATGGTGTAA